Within Azoarcus sp. DD4, the genomic segment GATCTTTACCGCTTCGGCGAAGACTCCGCCGGCAGCGTTGCGGCGATTGCCCAGCGCCGTGGCACGGGCTATCGCGTGCTGGCCTCCACCCTGTGGGGCGAGCGCAGCGGTGAGGTGGCGCTGCCCTTGCCGGCGGCTGCACTGGCCGCGCTCGACGACGGGCGGCGCTGGCGCGGCCAGCTCGAACTCGACGGCCGCCGCTACCTGCTGGAGACCCTGCCGACCCGCAATGCCAGCGGCACGACCGTCGGCCTGCTGCTGGTGGGGGTCGATCTTGCGCGTGAGTTCCAGCGCCTGCGCGACCGCCTGCGCCAGTTCGCGATCGGCGACAGCGGTTATGTGTTCGTGCTCGATGCCTCGCCGGGGCCGGGCTACGGCCGTTTCGTGGTCCATCCGGCGCAGGAGGGCGGCAACCCGCTGGAGGACAGCGACGACGCCGACCGTTCCGTGGTCGCCGAAATGCTCGCGCGTGGCGAGGGCATCATCGCCTATCCCTGGCGCAATGCCGTGCGCGGCGAGCAGGCGTCGCGTCGCAAGCTGGCCGCCTTTGCCAGCTTTCCCGAGCTGGGCTGGGTGATCGGTGCGAGCAGCTACGAGGACGAATTCGGCCGTGGCGCCATGGTGCTGCGCCAGGTGATGCTCGGCGCCGCGGCGACGATCACGCTGACCCTGGTGGTGGCGCTCCACTTCGCCATCGGCGGCATGGTGATCGCGCCGATGCTGCGCCTGCAGCGCACGCTGCGGACCCTGAGCCGCGGCAACGAAACGCTGGTGCATTCTGCGAGCGAGGCGGAACTGGTGAGCGGAATCTGCCGGGTGCTGGTCGATACCGGCGGCTTCCGGCTGGCGACGATAGAACTGCGCAGCGACGATAGCGCGTCGGTGGTGCTGGTCGCCGAGGACGGTGCCGCGGACATTTTCCGGACCACGCTGGCTGCTTTCGGCGGCCAAGGTCTGGCGCCGGCGGTACAGGCGGTGGGCGAGCGGCGGGTGGTGCGGCTCGGCGATCTGGCCGATGCCGAACCCGCGCTGCGTGCCGCGGCGATGCAGGCCGGCTGCCGCGCGCTGATCGCCTATCCGCTGAGCGACGGTGCCCGCACGCTGGGGGCGCTGACCATAGGCGCGGCGCATGCCGGCGCGCTCGACCAGGCGGGCGTCGCCCTGCTCAAGGAGCTGGCCGAGGATCTCGCCTTCGGCATCGTCAGCCAGCGCACCGCGCAGGCGCGCCATCAGGCGGAAGGTGCGCTGCGTCTGCGCGAACGGGCGATCGAGGCGTCGAGCGACGGGGTGCTGATCTTCGCGCTCGATGGCGGCCGCGCCGTGGTGCGCGACGCCAACCCCGCGGCCGAGCGCATCCTCGGGCTGCCGCGCGGGGCCCTGATCGGCAGCGGGCCGGCCGCGCTCGGCGTGTTTGCCGGTGCAGCGCTGGGCGAGCTCGAGGCGGCGCTGGCGAGCGGCCGCGAATCCCTGGTCCAGGCCGACGGCCGGCGTAGCGACGGCGTGCCCTTCTGGTGCGAATGCGCGCTGGCGCCGGTGACGGCGGTCGACGGCAGCCACGTCGTCTGCGTCATCAAGGATGTCACCGAGCGTACCCAGTACCTGCATCAGCTCGAACATCAGGCCAAGTACGACGGCCTCACCGGCCTGCCCAACCGCCATCTGCTCGACGACCGCCTGACGCAGGCCATCGTCGCGGCGCGTCGGCACCAGCGCCTGCTCGGCGTAGCCTTTCTCGATCTCGACCATTTCAAGCTGGTGAACGACAACATCGGCCACCGTCTCGGCGACCTCCTGCTGGGCGAGGTGGCGCGGCGGCTGACGGCGGTGCTGCGCGACGGCGACACCGCGGCGCGGCAGGGGGGCGACGAGTTCGTCGTGCTGCTGGCCGATCTCGACGACGAGGGCGACGCCTTCCGCGTACTCAACCGCGTACAGACGGCACTGGCCGAACCGGTTCGCATCGACGGCCGCGTCTTCTTCGTTACCTGCAGCATCGGTGTCAGCCTCTACCCGCGTGACGGCGGCGACGGCGATACCCTGCTCAAGCATGCCGACATCGCGATGTACCGCGCCAAGGCGGCCGGTCGCGATGCGATCCGCTTCTTCACCGCCGAGATGAATGCGCAGCTGCGCGACCGCGTCCAGCTCGAGGCCGCGCTGCGCACTGCGCCGGAGCGCGGCGAGCTGCACGTCGCCTATCAGCCCCAGGTCGACGGCAGCAGCGGCCGGGTGATCGGCGCCGAGGCGCTGCTGCGCTGGAGCCACCCCGAGCTGGGTGCGATCTCGCCAACCCGCTTCATTCCGCTCGCCGAGGAGATCGGCCTGATCGTGCCGATCGGCGAGTGGGTGCTGCGCACCGCCTGCCGCCAGGCGCTGGCGTGGCAGGCGGCCGACCGGCCTTTCCGCATCGCGGTGAATGTGTCGGCGCGCCAGTTCCGTTCGCCCGATCTGCCCGCCCGGGTCGCCGAGATCCTGGAGGAGACCGGCTTGCCCGCCGCCGTGCTGGAGCTGGAGCTGACCGAGAGCATGCTGATGGGCGATGCCGAGCAGGCCGAGGCGATGCTGCACCGGCTCAAGCAGATCGGCGTGGCGATCGCGCTCGACGACTTCGGTACCGGCTATTCCAGCTTCGCCTACCTGCAGCGCTTCCCGATCGACACGCTCAAGATCGACCAGTCCTTCGTGCGCAGCATGGCCAGCGGCGCGCGCGCCGAAGCCATCGTCGCCGCCATCATCGCGATGGCGCACAACCTCGACATGCGGGTGATCGCCGAAGGCGTGGAGACGCCGCTGCAGCAGCGCCAGCTGTTCGAGTTTGGCTGCGACGAGATGCAGGGCTATCTGTTCGGTCGTCCGGTGGGCGCCGAGGATTTCGGCCGGGGTCCGGCAATGCTGGTGGACGACGACGCGGCGACGCCTTAGCGTCGCCGCGTCGCGGTCAGGGCCGGCTGGCCCTACTTGCTGACTTCGTGGCCGATGATGCCGCCGACTGCGGCACCGCCGACCGCCCCGGCGGTGGAACCGCCGGTGACCGCGCTACCCACGCCGGCGCCGGCCGCCGCGCCGATCAGGGTACCGCCCAGCGTGGTGCAGGCCGACAGCGCGAAGGCTGCGGCGAGCATCGCGAGCGTCGAGTTCAGGCGTTTCATGATGTCCTCCTTGCGGCGCCGGTTCGGTCTGCGTCGGCCGGCGCGCGCTTTACTTGCTGCCTTCGGTGCTGCTGCCCGGCGTATCGGACGGGGCGGGTGCCGGCACAGGGGCCGGCGGTGCCGCAGGCAGCGGGGGTGGTTGGGCCGTGCTGGGCGCGGGTGGCGCGACATCGCGCTGCGGCGCCGGCGCCTGGGGCGCGACCGGATCGGGATCCTTGCCGTCGCAGCCGGCCATCAGCAGCGGCGCGACGAACGCGGCAAGCAACAGGATGCGGGTTTTCATATGCCTTCCTCCTTGTGCGTCCTCAGTTGGATTTGAGCCGGATGTCGTTCTTCACCGACTTCACGCCGGGCACGTCGCGGGCGAGCTCGACCGCGCGTTGCGCCTCGGCTGCGTGGTCGGCATAGCCGGACAACTGGACGCTGCCCTTGAAGGTTTCGACCTTGATCTGCAGCGCGCTGACCGTCTTGTCCTGCACGAAGGCGCTCTTGACTTTGGCGGTGATGGCGCTGTCGTCGAGGTATTCGCCGGTGCTCTCGCGCGTCGGGGTGCCGCTGCAGGCGCTCAGGGCGGCGAGCATCGCGGCGATGCCCAGGCTGGCTCGGATGGATTTGCGCATGCTCGTTCTCCTTGTGGGTGGTTCAGCTGCGACCGTCGCCGGATCGCGGCGGGTTTTCGAAACGGCGGTTCTGCTCGCGCAATGCGGCGATCAGGCCGTCGGGGCCGCCCTTGCCCAGTTCGGCCGCGAAGTTGCCGCGGTAGCTGGTGACCAGGCTGACGTTGTCCACCGCGACGTCGAACACCTTCCAGCTGTCGCCGTTGCGCGACAGGCGATAGTCCAGCGCGATCGGTGTCGCGCCCGGCTGGTTGATCTGGCTGCGGACCGTCACGTCGCCGGCTTCGCGCGGTCCGGTGGTGGGCTTGAAGCTCACTGTCTGGTCGCGATAGGCCGTCAGTGCATTGGCGTAGGTGCGCACCAGCAGCGTGCGGAATTCGCGCGCCAGCGCTTCGCGCTGTTCGAAGCTCGTCTGCCGCCAGGTCGGGCCGACCGCCAGGCTAGTCATGCGGTGGAAGTCGAAGTGAGGGGCGATCTTCTCGTCGATCAGACGGACCGCCTTGTGACGGTCGCCCGATTGCAGCGCCTTGTCCTGGCGCAGGATGGCCAGCACTTCGTCGGTGACGCCCTTGACCAGGACGTCGGCGGCGATGCCCGGCGCGGCAAGTGCCGCCGGCGCAAAGAGCAAGGGCAGCGTGAGCAGCAGGGTAAGGAATCGTCGGATCATCGGCTTGCTCCCGGCAGGTTGGAGGTGCGACGGTGCTTGCGCAGCCGTCGTCCGGGTTGCAGTACGCCGTTCAGCGTTTCTCGGCAGCCGTCCATTCGGCCAGCGTGATGCTGCCGTTACCGTCGGCGTCCAGCGTCGAGAAACGGGCCTGGACGTCGGCCGAGCGTTTGGCTTCTTCCTTGGAAACCATGCCGTCGCTGTTGCGGTCAAGCTGCTTGAACATCGGTGCACTGTCGCTCTTGGACGCTGCGCTGTCGGGCATGGCCGGCGTCGTGCTGGCCGGCGGTGCGTCGGCGGCGGGCGGCCGCGTGGGTTCGGCGGCGATGGCCGCCAGCGGCAGCGCGCCGGTCAGAAGCAGCGCAACTAGACTGATCTTGGATTTCATCATGCGTCTCCGGTGGTTGAGGGACTGCCCATGCGGTTCTCGTCCAGGGCTGTTTCCATGCTAGGGAACGCTTTGGCGCCGGGCTGTCGGACAAGGCGGAATCGCGTGTAGGACGATTCCTGCACGACGGTCGGCCGGGAGAATCACCATGCACGCCAAACTGTCCGTCCATGCCATCCAGGTGCGGGGCCTGTCGCGGCGCTGGCGCCAGCTCACGCTCACGCTCGCCTGCGCGCTGGTGTTGTCGCTGTTCGTCTCGAGTGTCTGGCAGGCGACGACCAGCCTCGCCGCGCTTGGCACCCTGCAGGCCGAGGCTGTCCGCATCGGCCGGCTAGACAGCATGCTGATCCAGCTGGTGGAGGCCGAAAGCGGCGCCCGCGGCTACCTGCTGAGCCGCAATCCGGCCTACCTCGAGCCCTACCACAACAGCCTTGCAACCATCGAATACACGCTGGAGGAGATACGCCGCGATATCGGCAGCGACCCGCGCGACCAGGAGGCGCTGGCACAGCTCACCGGCGTCATCACGCTGAAGCTGCGGGTGCTGTCGGAGGCGGTGAGCCGCGGTGCCGTTGGCGAGGAAGCGCCGCGTGGCGCCGCCACGTCGGACGGACGGCGCTACATGGAGACCATCCGCCTTGCCCTGGCCGAGCTCAAGGGCCGCATGGCTGCGCACAGCCAGCGCTCGCTGGAGGCCTCCATCGCCCACGTCCAGCGCACCCGCTGGGTGGTGGCGGCCTTGTCCGGCGGCGCGCTGGTATTGCTTGCCGTGCTGTTCGTGGTCCTGCAGCGCCAGTTCCAGCTGCGCGAGCGCCTCGCCGGGCTGCTGCAGGACGAGAACGCGCGGCTGGAGGCGCTGGTGCAGGCGCGTACCGCCGAGTTGTCCGATCTGGCCAGCTACCTCACCCGAATCCGCGAGGCCGAGCAGCAGCGGCTGGCGCGCGAACTGCACGACGAACTCGGGGCCTTGCTCACCGCCGCCAGGATGGATGCCGCCTGGCTCGGCCGCAGCCTGGGCGAGGCCGCTCTGGCGCCCTGTCGCGAACGTTTCGAGCGGCTGCTGCAGACGCTGGACAGCGGCATCACCCTCAAGCGCCGAATCATCGACAACCTGCGTCCTCCGTTGCTGCAGGAGCTCGGCCTGGTGGCGGCGCTGCGCACGCTCGGCGAGGACTTCGCCGCGAGCGACGGTGTGGAGGTGGTGCTGGAGCTGCCGGCCATGGACATTGAATTGCCCCCGGAGAGCGCGCTGGCACTGTTCCGCATCGCCCAGGAAGCGCTCACCAACATCCGGCGCCATGCCCGTGCCCGTAAGGTGACCCTGCGCTTCACGTTGACGCCCGAGCAGATGCGGCTGGACGTGGAGGACGACGGCGTCGGCTTCGACCCCGCGCTGCCGGCGAGCCGGCGCTACGGCCTGGCCGGCATGCGCCACCGGACGCAGATGTTCCGCGGCAGCTTCGGGATCGACAGCGCGCCCGGCCGCGGTACCCGCATCCACGCCAGCCTGCCGCTGGCGGCGGTGGTACAGGGGCAGGCGGCGGCGGGCGGTCAGTGACCGCCAGCGAGCGCTGCGCGCGCGGCCTCGACGTAGGCGATCAGTTCGTTCATCTGCTGCGCCTTGTCGAAGTAACCATCGACGCCCAGGCGACGGCACAGCTCGCGCAGCGGCGCATGGCCGTAGGCGGAGAACACCACGGTGCGCGGCCGCCCGAAGCGTTCGGGCTCGGCGTTCAGTGCGCGCAGCACGCCGATGCCGCTGCCCGATGCCAGCTGCAGGTCGACGATGGCGAGGTCGGCGTCGCGCGCTTCCAGTGCCTGCAGCGCGGCAGCTTCGTCGGCGGCACTGCCGATCACGGCGATACCGCCGAGTTCGGCGAGGATGTCGCTGAGCAGACCGCGCAGTAGCGGCGAGTCTTCCACCAGGAAGACACGCAGGGGCGGCGGAGTGAGCTCGCTCATGGCAGGATCAAACCGTGGCGGATGGCGTAGGCGGCCAGCTCGGCATTGCTCGCCACCTCCAGCTTTTCGAGCAGGCGCGAACGGTAGGTGCTGACCGTCTTGACGCTCAGCTTGAGCGCTTCGGCGATGGCCGAGACCGATTCGCCGCGCGCCAGCCGCAGGAAGACCTGCAGTTCGCGTTCCGACAGCTGCAGGTGAGCGGGGTGGGACGCGTCGCCGGCCAGTTCATCGGCCAGCAGCTCGGCCACCCGCGCCGAAACGTAGCGGCGCCCCTGGGCAACGATATGGATGGCGCGGATCAACTCGTCGCGCTCGCACTCCTTGCCGAGATAGCCGTCGGCGCCGTTGCGCAGCATCGCCAGCGCGTAACGTTCTTCCGGAAAGCCGCTCAGCACCAGCACCCGCAGCGCTGCGTGACGCTGGCGGAGCGTGCGCAGCACGTCGATGCCGCTCTGGCCGGGCAGGGAGAGATCGAGCAGCACCAAGTCGCAGGGCGTGTCGCGCAGCAGCGCCAGCGCCTCCTCGCCGCTGGCGGCCTCGAAGGCGATCTGCAGGCCGGTTTCCTCGGACAGCATCTCGCGAAAACCGGCGCGAACGATCTCGTGGTCGTCGACGATGGCGATGCGCAGCATGGGCGTCTTTCCGACAGGCTGTAGACGCATTCTAGACAGCGGATGCCGGGGCGACGTTTCCCCGAGGTGGGGCGAGCCGGGCCGGAAAAGCAAAAGGCCAGATCCGGAGATCTGGCCTTTTGCATGGATTCTTTGGTGGGGGCACAAGGATTCGAACCTTGGACCTACTGATTAAGAGTCAGCTGCTCTACCAACTGAGCTATACCCCCGAACCGCTTGCCGCTGTTGCTGCCTCGCTGCAAGAGGCGCGCATATTAGCCACGTTCTTGCGTTTGTGCAAGCACGGAATGATTTTTTGTGCCTACAGGCTCAGGATGCGGCCGGCGCGGCGGCGGCCGCCGATGCCGGCCTGGCCGCCCAGGCCTTGGCCGCCATGGGCGTGGCAGATCGCGCAGGCGAGCGCGTCGGCGGCGTCGGGGCCGGGGCTGGCGTCGAGCGCGAGCAGGCGCTGGACCATGTGCTGGACCTGCTCCTTGGCCGCCTTGCCATAGCCGACCACCGACTGCTTGACCTGCAGCGCGGTGTATTCGGCCACCGGCAACTCGCACGATACCGCGCCGCAGATTACCGCGCCGCGGGCCTGGCCGAGCAGCAGCGTCGATTGGGGATTGACGTTGACGAAGACCTTTTCCACCGCGACCGCATCCGGCTGGTAGGTGGCGATGACCTCGCGCACGCCGTCGAGCAGGGTCTTGAGACGGCCGGGCAGTTCGCCGTCGCGGGTCTTGATGCAGCCGCTGGCGACGTAGCGCAGCTGGCTGCCCAGCGTGTCGATGACGCCGAAACCGGTAATGCGCAGGCCGGGGTCCAGGCCCAGGATGCGGGTGGCGACGATGCGGCCGGCCGTGCTCACTCTGCCCTCCCGGCGCGGCGCGACATCCTCGCCGCGGGAGGACGAGCGGTGCCTTCGGGCGGCCGAGCGTCGGTGCTCAAGCGGTGACTACCGCGGTGCCGCTGACGCACACCATCAGCATGCCGTTGTCGGCGCCGAGCACTTCGTAGTCGATGTCGATACCGACGACCGCGTTGGCGCCGAGTTTGGCGGCCTGCTCGGCCATTTCCTCCATCGCCACTTCGCGCGCGTCGGCGAGCGAGCGCTCGTAGGCGCCGGCGCGACCGCCGACGATGTTGCGGATCGAGGCGAACAGATCCTTGAAGATGTTGGCGCCGATGATGGCTTCGCCGGTGACGACGCCGAGATAGCGCTGTACCGGCTTGCCTTCGAGCGTGGGAGTGGTGGTCATCAGCATGGCGGATCCTCCGTGGCTTGATGCCGGCATTCTAGCCCTTGCGCGCCAGCCACACCCCGGCCACGGCCACCACCATGCCGGCCAGCGCGAGCCCGGTGAGGGTCTCGCCGAACATGGCCCAGGCGATCAGCGCGGTGGTGGGCGGGGTCAGGTAGAACAGGCTGGCGACGTTCACCGCGCTGCCGCTGCGGATCAGCAGGTTGAGCAGGGTGATGGCGCCCAGCGACAGGATCAGCACCAGCCACAGCAGGGCGAACACGAATTCCCCGCTCCACTGGATGCTCATGGTCTCGGTCTGGCTGGCGACCAGCGCCGACAGCGCCAGCGTGGGCAGGAACTGGATGACCGAGCCGGTGCGCAGGTCGAAGCGCGGGCAGAAACGCTTCTGGTAGAGCGTGCCGACGGTGATGCCGGCGAGCGCGGCGAGCGCCGGCGCGAGCATGTGGGCAAGCTCGTCGGTGCCGACGCCGCCGACCGCCACCTTGTTGCTGACCACCATGGTGACGCCGGCGAAGCCGAGCGCCAGCCCGGCCCACTGCCGCATCGACACCCGCTCGCCGAGCAGGAAGCCGGCGCCGAGCGCGGTGAGCAGCGGCTGCATGCCGACGACCAGTGCAGTGACGCCCGCCGGCAGGCCGCGATGGATGGCGACGAAGACACCGCCCAGGTACAGCGCGTGCACCAGCACCCCGGTGATGCCGATGTGCGCCACTTCGCGGGCACTGCGCGGCCAGGGTGCGCGCATGGCGAACACGACTGCAGTCATCAGCAGCACCACCAGCACGTAGCGTGCGCACAGGAAGGTGAGCGGCTCGGCATAGGGCAGGCCGAACTTGGCGCCGATGAAGCCGGTGCTCCACAGCAGCACGAACAGCAAGGGCATCAGGCGCTGGGCGGGGGCGGGCGTCGTCATGGGGGCGGTTGTCCTTGTTGCCGTCGGTCGGGGCCACAAACGAAAAAGCGGCGCCGGGCGCCGCTTGGTTCGCGCAGGAGGGCGAGGCTTATTCGTCGAGCACCGCGGAGGTGTAGACCTCCTGCACGTCGTCGAGCGATTCGAGCGCGTCGAGCAGCTTCTGCATGCGCGCGGCGTCGTCGCCGGAGAGCTCGGTCTCGTTCTGGGCCTTCATCGTCACTTCGCCGAACTCGGCGGTGAAACCGGCCTTTTCGAGCGCTTCCTTGACGGTGGTGAATTCCCACGGGCCGGTGATCACTTCGATCGAACCATCGTCGTTGGGGACGACATCTTCGGCACCGGCTTCGAGCGCCGCTTCCATCAGCGCGTCTTCGTTGGTGCCGGGGGCAAACATCAGCTGGCCGCAGTGCTTGAACTGGAAGGCCACGCAGCCGTCGGTGCCCATGTTGCCGCCGTACTTGGAGAAGGCGTGGCGCACGTCGGCGACGGTGCGGGTCTTGTTGTCGGTGAGGCAGTCCACCATGACCGCGGCGCCGGCGATGCCGTAGCCTTCATAGCGCGCTTCCTCGTAGGTCACGCCTTCGAGCTGGCCGGTGCCGCGCTTGATCGCGTTCTCGATGTTGTCCTTGGGCATGGACTCGGCCTTGGCCTTGTCGATGGCCAGGCGCAGGCGCGGGTTGGCGCTGACGTCGCCTCCGCCCATCTTGGCGGCGACGGTGATTTCCTTGATCAGTTTGGTGAAGACCTTGCCCCGCTTGGCGTCCTGACGCCCCTTGCGGTGCTGGATGTTGGCCCATTTGGAATGACCAGCCATATAAACCTCGATGCAGCCGTAAGCGATTGAAGCCCGGCATTATACAGACGGGGGGCGGCATCTGCGGCCGTGCTCTGGTAGATTCCGCCCTGCATGCCGAAAGAATGTCCGATCACGAGGAGAAGCGGTTTGAGCGCCATCATCCGATTCCTGCTGTTCTGTTTCTGCGTTGCGGGTGGTGCGGCACTCGCCGCCGACGAGGGCGAGCCGATCTACGGCGGCTGCGTGGATGCGCGCGGTGCGGCGGTGGTGAGCCTGATCGATCCGCAGTTGCCGGCCGCAGTGGCAACCTCCAGCGAGGCCGGCCGCCCGGTGATCCGCCATAATCCCGAGCTGCTGCCGCGGCTGCTGCCGGCCAGCCGCAGCTTCCTCTACGCACAGGCCTGCGCCCGGCTCAACCTCGGCTACCCGGCCGACGGCCTGCTCGACACCGGCGCCGCTCACCGTGCCGACTGCGCCGCACTGGGGACGCTGCAGCGTTCCGGCCTGCTGGCGCAGACCTCGGTCGAGGCGCTCGAAGCCGATCTCCGCTTTTCCGATGCCGAATGGGCCGAACTGCCCGGGCCGCGCCGGCAGATCGCGCTGGGCAGTTGCCCGCTGTCGCGCGGCGCGCTGCTGCTGCCGGGCGCCGACGCGGCCGAGCGCCCGGCCTGGAATGCCTGCGTGCGCGCCTGTGCCGCGCCGCTCTACCAATGTCAGGCGCGCTGCGCCGCCGGCGACTGCGCGGATTGCCAGGCCGCCTACGACCGCTGCAACCGCACCTGCGATGCCCGCTGATACACTGGATTCCAAACCTTTCGACCGCATGGTGATGTGATGACCGAACCGCTGCTGATCGCCAAGACCGCCGACAAGGAACTCTGCCTCCTGCCGCGCCTCGCCAACCGCCACGGCCTCATCACCGGCGCCACCGGTACCGGCAAGACGGTGACCCTGCAGAAGATGGCCGAGTCCTTCGCCGGCATCGGCGTGCCGGTGTTCATGGCCGACGTCAAGGGCGACCTCTCCGGCATCGGCGCCGCCGGTGTCGCCTCCGACAAGCTGATGCAGCGCCTGGCCGCGATCGGCATCACCGAATTCACGCCGCGCGCCAACACGACGGTGTTCTGGGATGTCTACGGCGCCGCGGGCCATCCGGTGCGGGCAACGATCTCCGATATGGGGCCGCTGCTGCTGGCGCGCCTGCTCAATCTCAACGATACCCAGGCCGGCGTGCTGCAGCTGGTGTTCAAGATCGCCGACGACAACGGTCTGCTGCTGCTCGACCTCAAGGATCTGCGGGCGATGATCCAGTACGTGGGCGAGAACGCGAAGTCCTTCACCACCGAGTACGGCAACGTCTCGGCAGCCTCCATTGGCGCCATCCAGCGCAACCTGCTGGCGCTGGAAGAGCAGGGCGGCGACGTCTTCTTCGGCGAGCCGATGCTGGACATCGCCGACCTGATGCAGACCGACGGCGACGGCCGCGGCGTCATCAACGTGCTCGCTGCCGACAAGCTCTACCACTCGCCCAAGCTCTACTCCACCTTCCTGCTGTGGATGCTGTCCGAACTCTTCGAGCAGCTGCCGGAAGTAGGAGACCTCGACAAACCCAAGCTGGTGTTCTTCTTCGACGAGGCCCACCTGCTGTTCGCCGATGCGCCCAAGGCACTGGTGGAAAAGGTCGAGCAGGTGGTGCGGCTGATCCGCTCCAAGGGCGTGGGCGTTTATTTCGTCACCCAGAACCCGCTCGACGTGCCCGAAACCGTGCTCGGCCAGCTCGGCAACCGCGTCCAGCACGCCCTGCGCGCGTTCACCCCGCGCGACCAGAAGGCGGTGAAGACCGCTGCCGACACCATGCGCGCCAATCCGGCTTTCGATGCCGCCACGGCGATCACCGAACTCGGCGTGGGCGAGGCGCTGGTGTCCTTTCTCGATGAAAAGGGCCGGCCCGAGATCGTCGAGCGCGGCTTCGTGATCGCGCCCGCGTCCCGGCTCGGTCCGCTGACCGAGGCCGAGCGGCAGGCGGCGGTGCGTGCCTCGGTGCTCTACGGTCATTACGAAAAGGCGGTCGATCGCGAATCCGCCTACGAGATGCTGCGCGCCCAGGCTGCGGCCGCGCAGCCGCAGGGCGGTGCGACGTCGGCTGGCGCACCCGCGGGTGAGCAGGGTGGCGCGCTCGGCGGCATGGGTGACATCCTGTTCGGTTCCACCGGGCCGCGCGGCGGTCAGCGCGACGGACTGGTGCAGATCGCCGCCAAGACCCTGACCCGCACCATAGGCAGCTCGCTCGGTCGGGAGATCGTGCGCGGGGTGCTCGGCTCCCTGCTCGGCGGCGGATCGCG encodes:
- a CDS encoding DMT family transporter, with translation MTTPAPAQRLMPLLFVLLWSTGFIGAKFGLPYAEPLTFLCARYVLVVLLMTAVVFAMRAPWPRSAREVAHIGITGVLVHALYLGGVFVAIHRGLPAGVTALVVGMQPLLTALGAGFLLGERVSMRQWAGLALGFAGVTMVVSNKVAVGGVGTDELAHMLAPALAALAGITVGTLYQKRFCPRFDLRTGSVIQFLPTLALSALVASQTETMSIQWSGEFVFALLWLVLILSLGAITLLNLLIRSGSAVNVASLFYLTPPTTALIAWAMFGETLTGLALAGMVVAVAGVWLARKG
- a CDS encoding YebC/PmpR family DNA-binding transcriptional regulator; translation: MAGHSKWANIQHRKGRQDAKRGKVFTKLIKEITVAAKMGGGDVSANPRLRLAIDKAKAESMPKDNIENAIKRGTGQLEGVTYEEARYEGYGIAGAAVMVDCLTDNKTRTVADVRHAFSKYGGNMGTDGCVAFQFKHCGQLMFAPGTNEDALMEAALEAGAEDVVPNDDGSIEVITGPWEFTTVKEALEKAGFTAEFGEVTMKAQNETELSGDDAARMQKLLDALESLDDVQEVYTSAVLDE
- a CDS encoding helicase HerA-like domain-containing protein; amino-acid sequence: MTEPLLIAKTADKELCLLPRLANRHGLITGATGTGKTVTLQKMAESFAGIGVPVFMADVKGDLSGIGAAGVASDKLMQRLAAIGITEFTPRANTTVFWDVYGAAGHPVRATISDMGPLLLARLLNLNDTQAGVLQLVFKIADDNGLLLLDLKDLRAMIQYVGENAKSFTTEYGNVSAASIGAIQRNLLALEEQGGDVFFGEPMLDIADLMQTDGDGRGVINVLAADKLYHSPKLYSTFLLWMLSELFEQLPEVGDLDKPKLVFFFDEAHLLFADAPKALVEKVEQVVRLIRSKGVGVYFVTQNPLDVPETVLGQLGNRVQHALRAFTPRDQKAVKTAADTMRANPAFDAATAITELGVGEALVSFLDEKGRPEIVERGFVIAPASRLGPLTEAERQAAVRASVLYGHYEKAVDRESAYEMLRAQAAAAQPQGGATSAGAPAGEQGGALGGMGDILFGSTGPRGGQRDGLVQIAAKTLTRTIGSSLGREIVRGVLGSLLGGGSRRR